AGGTTAATGGCGCCACTTAATTGTCTAAAACGGCCACGGGCTAGGCTAGTATCTACACCATTACCTACCTCAACCAAGAAATCGACTACCATTGCTAACACTACTATTTTGGAAGCGATTCGGATCCTGGGCAATCAAGGTTAGAGATTAAGGTAGACCCACTCGGATTCTTAAAGCGAGAGctagtattattttactttttgcATATTAGGCGAGGTGAGCGATCGCGGGCTTCTATCTCTTACTTCACTAACCTCTCCGATCTTTTTTATCTAGCGACAGAAAATATACCTATCTAGTCCAATATGGATCCGCATCCGCCTTTTGGTCATGCGCTGCGGACATCGTGTGATAAGTGTAGGGCTGCAAAGGTAATAATATTTCGGCATTCCGCGGGTATCCGATGATTGACCTGCTCTTCCAACAGGTGAGATGCCAGAGGGAAGGGCAGAGCTGTGCTAGGTGTCTACAACGAGGCGATGATTGTGTCACAACTTTCCACCCTCGAAAGACGTCGAAACCGGACAGGTAAGTAGGCACGCTTTGAAATTGCCTCTAAAGGCGTCTCTATCCGAATCACACCTCTCATTTCCCCTGTCATTTAGGCGAGGGAAGATTCTAGATATGGAAAGCCGAATTGAGCGCATGGAGTCGATCTTGGCCGCGTCAGGTCTCTCAAGTGAGGCTGCCACTCCTGCCACTACTGGTACATCAGCTGATCTGGACGATCAACTTTCAATGCTATTACTTCATGATGAGGGTTCCTCTACGTTTATTGGTAAATATGGAACTTCATATGGTATATGGAAACTCTGCTGATGACCTACACGCTTCAGGCTCAGCTTCGAGTCTCTCCATTTTCTCTCCTGCTGGATTACAGTGGATATCCAGTAGGACTAATTCTTCGGACCTTTCGGATCTCATCCTGAGGCGAATACAAGCATGCCCTCCCCTCCATGAATCAATGCGCCTATGGCATGGTCTAGACTATCGAGGACAAGTGTCACTTCCACCTAAACATGTTGCTGATTCGTTTGTCACATGTAAGATTATTTCCACCCGTATGAAGTACACTTTCTCTGATATGTTCTCAGATTTTTTTGACACCCTTAATGATGTTATACCTTTGTATCGAAGGGATACATTTGAAGCTCTGTACGAACAGCAGTATACTTCTTGCCCCCCGAAGAGCACATCTTGGTATGCCTCGCTCAATGTAGTTCTTGCGCTTGGCTGCCTGCTGTCGCATGAGGAGAGTATGAATGAGAGCACCGAAAGCTCAATGCGGGCACCCACGACTGCAGTAGACTACCTACGAAATTGCTGGAATGTTTTCGGCGAATTATCCCTCAGCTGCAGGGATCTTATGGCTGTACAGGCGTTGTTGGCAATGGTAGGGTCTCCTTCGGTTGATCTCAACTTCGGCTCAGGACTAATCAATGCATTCCCAGGCTCTTACTACGGAAATCCTTCTTGACAAAGAAGCCACATACATTGCTTTAGGAGCCGCAGTACGGGTCGCAACGTCACTCGGCTTGCAGCAACAGTTGAAGGACCCTCGCCTTTCCCCACCGGAGATCTCTGAGCGATATATTATCTTCTGGTGCATGTACTCTCTTGACAAAAGTCTCAGTCTTAGATTAGGAAGGCCACCAGCTATCGATGACAGGGACATAGAAATCGATATTCCAGACGAGCGGCAATTGGCCGTTACAAATCCGAGAACTGCTGTATTGCTCTTGGCACACATGAAGCTTAGCAGAATCGCCAGCGAGGTTTATTCGGAATTGTACAGCGCTCGCTCAAGAAGATACCCCGCCCTGAAAAGGTTTCGAACTATATCTGAGCTGGATACGAAACTTCAGGAGTGGTGCCGATCTCTACCAGGAGACGTCCAACCAGGAAAACCAATCGTATGCACTAAAGAAAACGTCCGTCATGCGATTACGTTACATCTCGAATACTTTAACTGTCTAGCAACTCTACATCGCTGCTGGGCCTTTCAAGATCAGCTGACGGAATATGATGAGTTGCACAATGAAATGGCTCGCCAAGGTTGCGGTGACATCGGAGATCGTGTCTATACCGGGCATATGATATGTTTGGACTCAGCTCGAAATATCGCGCGTCTTTTGATTGCAATAGATCAATATGGCTTTCCCAAAAGGACCATGCTAGTTGGGTAAGGATCTCCTCCGCCAAGATGTGTACTAGGAACCGCTGTGTCTGACCAGTCCTAGTCTCACTCTATTTCATTCACTTTCGGCGTTCATTATCCTTTTCGCCAATGTTATTCAGAATCCTGGCGATTCTTATATCACTGAAGACGTTCAGCTTCTGGGAGTCATTCTCGATTCCCTGTTCCCTAGTCTTCAAGCCAGTGGGACGTTTCTGCCCAATCTAGTCTCCGAAATATTTAGCAAGATGAGGTTAATGGCAGTGGAATATGTGGAAAAGGTGCAAGTCCAATTGAAAACCGTATCGAAACGGCCACGTCGAGACTCTGATGAGGCGGTCAtgcatcttcctcatcgccctGCAACAGAGAACCATGGCCAGCCGCACAACAAGGGACTTGACTCCACAGCTGATACATACGTACGTATACACTTCCTTTGTTGTACCGCCTGGGATGGAACATACTCACTGGATTCTAGTTGACAAACGCAAGGCATAATGCGAGCCATAATCGGACGGAACCTACCAGCTTAAACGAAACAGAGTTACCGCACGAATTAGCTTCTAGAGATAGCGCATGGGGATCCTTGTATGACGGTCTCGATGATCCTCCAACAGATGAGATGCCGTCCGAACAGAATCCTCTCAATGAGAACTATAGCATGGGATCCCTTGCTGAGTCATTACCGGGCTCTATTCCTTTCATACCGTGGTCATTGGATTTCGACTTAACTGATCTTTGGCAGTTTGGGAAACAAGATCTAGTTGAAGGGCACTTTAGGGAGTAGTATTTCTAGTGGTTGTTTAGGGTAGactataatttctaatacTATTGCTATGCTTCCATGTCCATGGATCTTGCCTGAGTGTTTCCCAGATAACAGATAACAGAACAAACCGAGGCCAAGAGAAAGATGCATCATAACCTAGGACATATTGATATCTAGCTAATCCGGAATCAAGATAAAGTCTACCGCACAAACTTCAAACCTTAGCCGATGGGAGATGTCCAAGAGCCAAACCCGCATCTATCAAAATCTTAATTAGTATCTCGAAACATGTACCTAAAACTGTGCAACATACCAACAGTGAGCTGCTGGCCCGTCGCGGACGTATTCTTTGCGAGACTGATATACGCGTCCGCGCAGTCGTCCAGGTACGTCTAGTTTGGTTTTCCTATGTTAGCGATATCTCGGTTTGGGCCTGCAGCAGATTCAAATCCATACCTCGTGTCTCAAAGTAGACCGTTCCTTCAGCGCATTGATTATGTTGTCGCCAAACTTCATGCCCTGAAATGTTACTCAATAAATCACCCGTACTAAGGACATTTGACAGTGTTAAATCAGTAGACCTACCCATTCCGTCAGAAGTAGACCCGGCAAGACTGCATTGACGCGAATCTCGGGCCCAAATGTGAAGGCGAAATGCTTCATCAGGTGCAGGCCAGCTGCTTTGGTGACAGAGTATGCCATGCTGCTGCCGCTCGTCGTGATTCCCTACTTCAGGTCAGTCTTATAACCACGAAGATCATTTGAAGTGGGTTCTGAGCATACGGCAACAGAAGAAGTTGCAATATAGACGCCGCCGTCGGGGTTCTTCGACATGATAGGCTGCGCAGTTTGCATAAGCTGCAGGTGGGACATTACGTTGGCTGCCCAACACTAGACGTGCGGATAAGTATTAATTTTTGAGGGATCATCTTGCACCATGGGAGCGTTACCTTATTCCACTCATCGTGGGACATGTCGTAAATGTCCCCAGGGCGAGTAAAGCGCGTCCATCCAGCATTAGCAATGATGATATCCAAACCACCTAGCTTTTCCACAGCTGTGTGAACAAGCTGGTCGTTCTCGGCGGCCACGAGCGTGTCCTTGATGGGAATAAATGATTCAGTACATGAATATATAGCATCTTGGAATCAAATCAATGTCTGTGAAGATATTCATACAGCTTGGGCGATGTGGCACTTCACCGAGTACTCATTCTCGAGTTTGTCGGCCAGTTGCTGCGCAGCCTCCACATTGGAGTGGTAGTTGATGAGCACGTTGGCACCCTCTGCTGCAAACTTCTCGCATACCAGGGCGCCTAGGCCTCTAGAAGTCATTGTGGCTACGATTAGCTAAAGGGGGATCCCAGTAGCGGACAAGGAGCTCTCTCACCTAGAGCCGGCTGTCACCAGCACGTTTCTTCCCTTTAACGAGTAAGGCATATGTGTTAAAGCAATTTTCAGATATAGTTTGCCGTTGAGGCGGAAAAACGAAAGTCAATTGGATTTAGAAATCAGATTTAAATTGGGAATTAGTGTCTTGTGGGTGTCTTATGGATTGTACGATGAGGGGGTTTTTTCTACCCCGCTTGCCCTGCATAAGGTACTAAAGGCTATCGTGCCGAGGTTCATTTAATTGATTTCGCTACCTTAGTGAATCACTAGTGTTACAATGAGCGCTatgaataaaaaagagaagtgCGAAGCTGAGGCTTGTTTTGTAGTTCCTTTCCTAACTCCAGACCGGAAGGTCCTTCCGTCTAACGGCTTATTTCCTAcatattatttttctgtcAACAACAAAACTACTACGCAGAGTGGGAAGAGTAATAGTACCCATATGATAAATGACCCTTAAGGAGGCACTTACATGCATAAAAGGAGTTACTCTCCATCTGCCTGTCTTCGAACTCTTCGAAAGATAATATCTTGCTTGTGAATAAAGTAGAGGCCATACCTTTCGAACAACACCCACATGAAGGACGATACGTCCACCAAACTAGTATACGAGAACCCCCGCCTCTAACTAGACTATCCCCGAGCTTACACCGATCATTCCAAAATTAGTCAAAGGCAACCGTGCAATGATCCTAATCGATGCTCGATCCAGAAACTCATGTATGTCGTAATAATTCCGAAACGATTCGTTGAGTATCTTATATCGCCAAGAAGCATTAATTGAGCCAGGGCACTCCCTAGCACGGGGCTTGATTTGATCAATCTGTGAAGCCCATCAACATGCTGCCACATGACACCGCCTGCTCTGGCGACTATAAACCCCCCCTCCTTTCCTCGTTTCAACACTACCGTCAGACACGAAGACTTCAACACATCACAATCATCCCTGAGCCACTAATAGTCTGTCTACGTGCTCATATATCGACAGCGATATTCTTGTTCCCCCGAGAAGCCTTGTATA
This Aspergillus flavus chromosome 1, complete sequence DNA region includes the following protein-coding sequences:
- a CDS encoding fungal-specific transcription factor domain-containing protein — translated: MDPHPPFGHALRTSCDKCRAAKVRCQREGQSCARCLQRGDDCVTTFHPRKTSKPDRRGKILDMESRIERMESILAASGLSSEAATPATTGTSADLDDQLSMLLLHDEGSSTFIGSASSLSIFSPAGLQWISSRTNSSDLSDLILRRIQACPPLHESMRLWHGLDYRGQVSLPPKHVADSFVTYFFDTLNDVIPLYRRDTFEALYEQQYTSCPPKSTSWYASLNVVLALGCLLSHEESMNESTESSMRAPTTAVDYLRNCWNVFGELSLSCRDLMAVQALLAMALTTEILLDKEATYIALGAAVRVATSLGLQQQLKDPRLSPPEISERYIIFWCMYSLDKSLSLRLGRPPAIDDRDIEIDIPDERQLAVTNPRTAVLLLAHMKLSRIASEVYSELYSARSRRYPALKRFRTISELDTKLQEWCRSLPGDVQPGKPIVCTKENVRHAITLHLEYFNCLATLHRCWAFQDQLTEYDELHNEMARQGCGDIGDRVYTGHMICLDSARNIARLLIAIDQYGFPKRTMLVGLTLFHSLSAFIILFANVIQNPGDSYITEDVQLLGVILDSLFPSLQASGTFLPNLVSEIFSKMRLMAVEYVEKVQVQLKTVSKRPRRDSDEAVMHLPHRPATENHGQPHNKGLDSTADTYLTNARHNASHNRTEPTSLNETELPHELASRDSAWGSLYDGLDDPPTDEMPSEQNPLNENYSMGSLAESLPGSIPFIPWSLDFDLTDLWQFGKQDLVEGHFRE
- a CDS encoding NADP(+)-dependent dehydrogenase, producing MPYSLKGRNVLVTAGSRGLGALVCEKFAAEGANVLINYHSNVEAAQQLADKLENEYSVKCHIAQADTLVAAENDQLVHTAVEKLGGLDIIIANAGWTRFTRPGDIYDMSHDEWNKCWAANVMSHLQLMQTAQPIMSKNPDGGVYIATSSVAGITTSGSSMAYSVTKAAGLHLMKHFAFTFGPEIRVNAVLPGLLLTEWGMKFGDNIINALKERSTLRHETYLDDCADAYISLAKNTSATGQQLTVDAGLALGHLPSAKV